From Mus musculus strain C57BL/6J chromosome 8, GRCm38.p6 C57BL/6J, a single genomic window includes:
- the Insl3 gene encoding insulin-like 3 precursor, protein MRAPLLLMLLALGSALRSPQPPEARAKLCGHHLVRTLVRVCGGPRWSPEATQPVETRDRELLQWLEQRHLLHALVADVDPALDPQLPLQASQRQRRSAATNAVHRCCLTGCTQQDLLGLCPH, encoded by the exons ATGCGCGCGCCGCTGCTACTGATGCTCCTGGCTCTGGGGTCCGCGCTGCGCTCCCCGCAGCCCCCCGAGGCACGCGCCAAGCTCTGCGGCCACCACCTGGTGCGCACGCTGGTGCGGGTGTGCGGCGGCCCACGCTGGTCGCCCGAGGCCACGCAGCCTGTGGAGACCCGGGACC GGGAGCTGCTGCAGTGGCTAGAGCAGAGACATCTCCTGCACGCGCTGGTGGCCGACGTGGACCCAGCGCTAGACCCGCAGCTTCCTCTCCAGGCTTCTCAGCGCCAGCGCCGCAGTGCCGCCACCAACGCTGTGCACCGCTGCTGTCTTACTGGCTGCACCCAGCAAGACCTGTTGGGTCTGTGTCCCCACTGA
- the B3gnt3 gene encoding N-acetyllactosaminide beta-1,3-N-acetylglucosaminyltransferase 3 isoform X1, with translation MRLPRQSPYEILLLVLVALLVLLLLLTSKSPPSCSAPERSKEPEDNPGWATGHPRTHPARCRANLSVSSHPDFAGLPLHVRDFLFYRHCRDFPVLREPRVTKCAEPVFLLLAIKSSPANYGRRQMLRTTWARERRVRGAPLRRLFLVGSDRDPQQARKYNRLLELEAQKYGDILQWDFHDSFFNLTLKQVLFLEWQLTYCTNASFVLNGDDDVFAHTDNMVTYLQDHDPDQHLFVGHLIQNVGPIRVPWSKYFIPALVMAEDRYPPYCGGGGFLLSRFTVAALRRAARVLPMFPIDDVFLGMCLQQQGLAPGTHSGVRTAGVFPPSPRVSSFDPCFYRDLLLVHRFLPFEMLLMWDALNQPQLLCGRQSPAY, from the exons ATGCGGCTGCCAAGGCAGAGCCCCTACGAGATCCTCCTCCTGGTCTTGGTCGCcttgctggtgctgctgctgctcctgaccAGCAAGTCACCGCCCAGCTGCTCTGCCCCTGAGAGGTCCAAGGAGCCTGAAGACAACCCCGGGTGGGCCACGGGCCACCCACGCACACACCCCGCCCGGTGCCGAGCTAATCTATCCGTGTCCTCGCACCCCGACTTCGCGGGGCTGCCCTTACACGTGCGCGACTTCTTGTTCTACCGCCACTGCCGCGACTTCCCAGTGCTCCGAGAGCCGCGGGTTACCAAGTGCGCGGAGCCCGTGTTCCTGCTGCTCGCCATCAAGTCCTCGCCTGCAAACTATGGGCGCCGCCAGATGCTGCGCACGACGTGGGCGCGCGAGAGACGGGTGCGTGGGGCGCCACTGCGCCGCCTCTTCCTTGTGGGCTCAGACCGCGACCCACAACAAGCACGCAAATACAACCGACTGCTGGAGCTGGAAGCGCAGAAATACGGCGACATTCTCCAGTGGGATTTCCATGACTCCTTCTTTAACCTGACGCTTAAGCAG GTCCTTTTCCTGGAGTGGCAGCTAACCTACTGTACCAACGCCAGCTTCGTGCTCAATGGGGACGACGATGTGTTCGCACACACGGACAACATGGTCACCTACCTGCAGGACCACGACCCGGACCAACACCTCTTCGTGGGGCACCTGATCCAGAACGTGGGTCCCATCCGGGTGCCCTGGAGCAAGTACTTCATCCCCGCTCTGGTGATGGCGGAGGACAGATACCCGCCCTACTGTGGTGGCGGCGGCTTCCTGCTGTCGCGTTTTACCGTGGCCGCCCTACGTCGCGCCGCGCGCGTCCTCCCCATGTTCCCAATCGACGACGTGTTCCTGGGCATGTGTCTGCAGCAGCAGGGTCTGGCTCCCGGGACGCACAGCGGAGTGCGCACTGCGGGGGTTTTCCCCCCTAGCCCACGTGTGTCATCCTTCGACCCCTGCTTCTACCGCGACCTGCTCCTCGTGCACCGCTTCCTGCCCTTCGAGATGCTGCTGATGTGGGATGCGCTGAACCAGCCCCAGCTCCTCTGCGGCAGGCAGAGCCCCGCCTACTGA